ACCTTGAAGTGGGAGACCAGCTCCCGCTCGGAGGGGGCGGGAGTACCGGGCTCGGCGCCGTCGAGCAGGTCGCGCACGTACTCGCGCACGACCACGTGCTTGAGCGCGCGCTGCGCCGTCTCGACCGCCTGTTCCACGAGCGGAACGATAGGTGCAGCCCCCCGCCCGCGTCCGGCGAATGAGGGAAGCTCAGTCGGTCGCGATCGCCTTGAGCACGTCGAGCCGGGCGGCCCGCCGGGCCGGCAGGACAGCGGCCAGGACACCCACCACCACGGCCACCACCAGGAAGACCCCGAGCTGGTCCCACGGCACCGAGACGACGTCGAGCCCCTGGTCCGCCAGCGCGCGGATGAGGGAGATGCCGAAGCCCACGCCGAGCACCACGCCGAGGGTCGCGCCCAGGCTGGCGATCACCACCGACTCCAGGGTGATCATCCGGCGCAGCGCCGGCCGGCCCAGTCCGATCGCCCGCAGCAGGCCGACCTCGCGGGTCCGTTCGATCACCGAGAGGGCGAGGGTGTTGACGATGCCCAGCACCGCGATCAGCAGGGCCAGGCCGAGCAGGGCGAAGATCATCAGGACCAGCTGGTCGATCGGGGCCCGCTGCTCCTCGGCGAAGGCATCCTGGTCCTTGACCGTGACGGTGACCAGGTCGGCGACCACGTCCTCGACCTGGGCCCGCACGATCGCGTTGTTGTACTTCACGTCGAGCACCAGCACGCTGTCCTGGTCCGGGTAGCCGGCCGCGACGAGCGTCTGCTTGCTGGTCACCAGCGAGGCGCCGAGGACCGGGTTGTCCTCGAAGACCCCGACCACGTCCAGCTTCTTCGGCGTCCCGTTCATGGTGACCCGGACGGAGTCCCCGACCCTGACCCCCTCGTCCTCGGCGTAGCTGGTGTCGACCAGCACCTTGCCGCGGCCAAGCCGGTCCAGAGACCCCTCGACCACCTCCATCCCGAGCAGGCCGGAGAGGGCGCCCGCGCTGGCCGCGGCGATCCCGCGCGGCCGGTCCCCGACCTCGGCGAAGACGACGCGCTGGGCCACCACGTCGCGCACTCCCTTGACCTTCTTCATCTGCCGCGCGATCGAGGGGGAGAACGGCTGGCCGAGGGTGTTGCTGACGATCAGGTCGCCGCGGAAGTTGCGCTCGATGCTGCGGTCCACGCTGGCCTTGGCGGAGTCCCCGAGGATGGCCATGGTCCCGGCCAGCGCGAGGCCGATCATCAGCGCCGAGGCGGTCGCGGTGGTGCGCCGCGGGTTGCGCAGCGAGTTCTGGCCGGCCAGGTTGCCGACGGTGCCGAAGAGCGCGGCCAGGACCACCCGCGCCCCGGCGAGGAACGGCTGGCTGATCACCGGGCTGGCCGCGACCACGCCGAAGAGGATCATCAGCACGCCGGCACCGACGTACCACCCGCCGTTGTCGACGTCCTCGGCGAACAGCCCCAGCGCCAGCGTGGTGCCGCCGACGACCAGCAGGGCCATCCCGGCCCCGAAGCGCTGGCGCAGGGACCCCTCGGGCATCGCCACGTCGTCGCGCAGCGCCTGCACCGGGGCGATCCGGGACGTGCGCCGGGCAGGCAGCCAGGCGGCGCCCATGGTGACCAGGACGCCGACCAGGTAGGCGACCACGAACGTCCGGGTCTGGAAGACCAGGGCCTGGCCCGAGAGGTCGAGCCCGACGGTGGAGAAGAGGCTGCGGATCGCCATCGCCATCAGCACCCCGAGCCCGATCCCGAGCGTGGCACCCAGCGCGCCCAGCACCGCGGCCTCGGCCAGGACCGAGCCGGTCACCTGCCGCTTCGAGGCCCCCAGGGCCCGGAAGAGGGCGAGCTCCCGGCTGCGCTGGGCCACCAGGATCGAGAAGGTGTTGACGATCAGGAACGCACCGACCACCAGGGCGATGCCGGCGAAGATCAGCAGGAAGGTGGTGAGGAACCCGACCGCCTGCAGCAGCGCGCTGGCGCTCTCGTCGGCCACGTCGTCCCCGGTCCGGGCCTCCAGCCGCCCGGGCAGCTCGGGCGCCACCCGCTCGCGCAGGTCGGCCTGGGAGACACCCGGCTCGGCGCTCACCCACACGTCGTTGAACTTGGGCCGGCCGTCGAGGAAGAGCCGTTGGGCGACCTTGGTCTCGAAGCCGACCCAGGAGGCCCCGTTGAGCGAGCCGCCGTCGGCGAAGTCGACGACGCCGACCAGGGTGGGCGTCAGCAGCGGGCGGTCCAGCGTGGTGATCAGCTGCACCTCGTCGCCCACCGAGTAGCCGGAGCGGCCCAGCGCGCCGGCGTCCATCAGGATCTCCCCCGGTCCCTCGGGCTCCCTGCCGGAGACGATCTCCATCCCGGTCAGGCCGTGCCCGGCGGGCGCGCCGGTCCAGTTCCCGGCGAGCCCGGGGGCCCCGAGGCCGCCGAGGGCCTTGCCGTCGGCGCCGATGATCATCACCGAGGAGCTGGTCACGTTGCCGTCGACCCGGGCGACGCCGTCGACCTTCTCCAGCTTGCGCACCAGGCTGGCCGGGATCGTCCGGGTGGTGCCGGTGAGCCCGTCGGCTCCCTCGGGGCGGACCACGACGTCGCCCACGGTGGAGGCGAAGAGCGCGGTGAAGCTGCGGTTGAGGGTGTCGGTGAAGATCAGCGTGCCGGCCACGAAGGCGACCCCGAGCACGATCGCGAACGTGCTCATCAGCAGGCGCACCTTGCGCCCGAGCAGGCTCTTGATCGCGGCGCGCAGCATCCCGGGAACCGCTCGGGTCAGTGGCTGCCGGCGCCCGGCGCCGTCATCCGGGTCATCACCGCGAGCACCTGCTCGCGGTCGGGCTCGTGCAGCTCGCTGACGATCCGGCCGTCGGCCAGGAAGACCACCCGGTCGGTGTACGCAGCGGCGACCGCGTCGTGGGTCACCATCACCACGGTCTGGCCGTGGTCGTCGACGCTGCGCCGCAGCAGCTCGAGCACCTCGGCCCCGGAGTGCGAGTCGAGGTTGCCGGTCGGCTCGTCGGCGAAGACGATCCGCGGCCGGCTCACCAGGGCCCGCGCCACGGCCACCCGCTGCTGCTGGCCCCCGGAGAGCTCGTTGGGCTTGTGCCGCAGCCGGGTGCGGAGCCCGACGGTGTCGATGACCACGTCGAACCACTTGCGGTCCGGCTTGCGGCCGGCGATCGAGAGCGGCAGCAGGATGTTCTCCTCCGCGGTCAGGGTGGGCACGAGGTTGAAGGACTGGAAGACGAAGCCGATCTCGTCGCGGCGCAGCGCGGTCAGCTCGCCGTCGTCGAGCCCGCTGAGCTCACGGTCCCCCACCCACACCTCCCCCGAGGTGCCGGTGTCCAAGGCAGCGCAGCAGTGCATCAAGGTCGACTTGCCGGACCCGCTGGGGCCCATCACCGCGGTGAACTGCTCCTCCCACAGGTCCAGGCTCACCCCGGCCAGCGCCTGCACCCGGGCCTGCCCGGAGCCGTAGCTCTTGGTCAGGTCCTTGACCCGCGCAGCCGCCTTGCCCCGCCTGGGCAGGCGGGTCACGGAGGCCCCGGGGAGTGCGGTCATGGCCCTACCCTCCCGCGTCGGTCAAGCCGCGCGCCACCGGGATGGCCGAATCGTGAGCGGCGCACGGGACGCGCACGGCCTTGTGGGTCGAACGCCTGTTCGATAGCCTCGGAGGATGGAGTTCCAGTCCACCCTCTTCGCACCCGCCGAACCGGGGCCGGAGGCCCTGCACCCGACCCGCCGTCAGCTCACCGCCGGCGCCTGGATCGACGTCCAGCGCGAGTGGCTCGGGGGCGCCGACGAGGTCTTCGCCACCATGGTCGCCGAGGTGCCCTGGCGCGCGGAGCGCCGGGAGATGTACGACGCGGTGGTCGACGTGCCGCGGCTGCTGCACCACTACGGGGCCGGCGCACCCCTCCCGCACCCCGCCCTGGTCCAGGCCCGCGAGGCGCTCACCGCCCACTACCGGCCCGAGCTCGGCGAGTCGTTCACCACCGCCGGGTGCTGCTTCTACCGCGACGGGCGCGACTCGGTCGCCTGGCACGGCGACCGGATCGGCCGGGGGCGCAGCCAGGACACGATGGTCGCGATCGTCTCCCTCGGCGACCCGCGCCGGCTGATGCTCCGGCCGCGCGGCGGCGGCGAGTCGATCGCGGTGACCATGGGTCACGGCGACCTCGTGGTGATGGGTGGCTCCTGCCAGCGCACCTGGGAGCACGCCGTGCCCAAGCAGGCGCACGCGGGACCAAGGATCTCGGTGCAGTTCCGCCCGCGCGGCGTGCTGTAGCCCGCAGGCGGCAGCCCTCAGCGACCGACCGGCTCGTCCCAGCCGCGACGCGGCCGGTGCGCCGAGCCGACGTCGTCGCGCGAGCGGTAGACGATGTAGGGCCGGGTCAGGTAGCCCACGGGCGCGGAGAACACGTGCACCAGCCTGGTGAACGGCCAGAGCGCGAAGAGCCCGAAGGCCACCAGCGCGTGCGCCTGGAAGCCGAACGGCGCCTCGGCCATCAGCGACGCGTCCGGGTCGAAGGCCAGGAACGAGCGGTACCAGACCGAGACGCCGTCCCGGTAGTTGTACTCCCCGCCCAGGGTGAAGATCGACCCCGCGACGGTGTTCCACATCCCCAGCACGATCACCAGCGCGAGGAAGGCGTACATCAC
The window above is part of the Nocardioides campestrisoli genome. Proteins encoded here:
- a CDS encoding ABC transporter permease; translated protein: MLRAAIKSLLGRKVRLLMSTFAIVLGVAFVAGTLIFTDTLNRSFTALFASTVGDVVVRPEGADGLTGTTRTIPASLVRKLEKVDGVARVDGNVTSSSVMIIGADGKALGGLGAPGLAGNWTGAPAGHGLTGMEIVSGREPEGPGEILMDAGALGRSGYSVGDEVQLITTLDRPLLTPTLVGVVDFADGGSLNGASWVGFETKVAQRLFLDGRPKFNDVWVSAEPGVSQADLRERVAPELPGRLEARTGDDVADESASALLQAVGFLTTFLLIFAGIALVVGAFLIVNTFSILVAQRSRELALFRALGASKRQVTGSVLAEAAVLGALGATLGIGLGVLMAMAIRSLFSTVGLDLSGQALVFQTRTFVVAYLVGVLVTMGAAWLPARRTSRIAPVQALRDDVAMPEGSLRQRFGAGMALLVVGGTTLALGLFAEDVDNGGWYVGAGVLMILFGVVAASPVISQPFLAGARVVLAALFGTVGNLAGQNSLRNPRRTTATASALMIGLALAGTMAILGDSAKASVDRSIERNFRGDLIVSNTLGQPFSPSIARQMKKVKGVRDVVAQRVVFAEVGDRPRGIAAASAGALSGLLGMEVVEGSLDRLGRGKVLVDTSYAEDEGVRVGDSVRVTMNGTPKKLDVVGVFEDNPVLGASLVTSKQTLVAAGYPDQDSVLVLDVKYNNAIVRAQVEDVVADLVTVTVKDQDAFAEEQRAPIDQLVLMIFALLGLALLIAVLGIVNTLALSVIERTREVGLLRAIGLGRPALRRMITLESVVIASLGATLGVVLGVGFGISLIRALADQGLDVVSVPWDQLGVFLVVAVVVGVLAAVLPARRAARLDVLKAIATD
- a CDS encoding ABC transporter ATP-binding protein, whose product is MTALPGASVTRLPRRGKAAARVKDLTKSYGSGQARVQALAGVSLDLWEEQFTAVMGPSGSGKSTLMHCCAALDTGTSGEVWVGDRELSGLDDGELTALRRDEIGFVFQSFNLVPTLTAEENILLPLSIAGRKPDRKWFDVVIDTVGLRTRLRHKPNELSGGQQQRVAVARALVSRPRIVFADEPTGNLDSHSGAEVLELLRRSVDDHGQTVVMVTHDAVAAAYTDRVVFLADGRIVSELHEPDREQVLAVMTRMTAPGAGSH
- a CDS encoding alpha-ketoglutarate-dependent dioxygenase AlkB; the encoded protein is MEFQSTLFAPAEPGPEALHPTRRQLTAGAWIDVQREWLGGADEVFATMVAEVPWRAERREMYDAVVDVPRLLHHYGAGAPLPHPALVQAREALTAHYRPELGESFTTAGCCFYRDGRDSVAWHGDRIGRGRSQDTMVAIVSLGDPRRLMLRPRGGGESIAVTMGHGDLVVMGGSCQRTWEHAVPKQAHAGPRISVQFRPRGVL